A single region of the Eremothecium gossypii ATCC 10895 chromosome V, complete sequence genome encodes:
- the DUS4 gene encoding tRNA dihydrouridine synthase (Syntenic homolog of Saccharomyces cerevisiae YLR405W (DUS4)), whose product MPTVPSFIPKPKKLTPENDPLHIIKTRRITHNRPATIAGPMVRYSKLPFRQLCRHFNVDIVYSPMILAREFVRNEHARMADFTTNSRDTPLIVQVGVNNVVDLLRFVEMVSPYCDGIGINCGCPIREQVREGIGSALIYNQPLLCEMVRAVKEKYKDTVRLETKIRIHDDLAQTVTLCNALASAGVDWITIHGRTRTTRSSVPANIAAIRYIKEHITDKELPIVANGDCFTLDDCHRIAAETGADGIMAVRGLLANPALFSGYKTCPWHAVELLWHYAMEFGTLPYQLLQHHLHCMLENMGADKTLLKQMMDIKNFCELIDWFDEHFVLRRKSQEELSDIPDIPYRHRAPRP is encoded by the coding sequence ATGCCAACAGTTCCGAGCTTTATTCCAAAGCCCAAGAAGCTTACCCCCGAGAATGACCCTCTTCACATCATCAAGACAAGAAGGATAACGCATAATAGGCCTGCCACTATCGCTGGGCCTATGGTGCGGTACTCCAAGCTGCCATTTCGCCAACTTTGCCGCCATTTCAACGTAGATATAGTTTACTCGCCAATGATACTTGCGCGGGAGTTTGTGCGTAATGAGCACGCTCGCATGGCGGACTTCACTACGAACAGCCGTGATACACCGCTTATTGTGCAGGTCGGGGTGAACAACGTCGTTGACCTCCTCCGTTTTGTTGAGATGGTCAGCCCGTACTGCGATGGCATCGGGATAAACTGCGGCTGTCCCATTCGCGAGCAGGTCCGTGAGGGCATTGGTTCCGCGCTCATCTACAATCAGCCGCTACTTTGCGAGATGGTTAGAGCAGTCAAGGAGAAGTATAAAGACACGGTGCGTCTAGAGACCAAAATACGTATCCACGACGATCTGGCCCAGACTGTAACATTGTGCAACGCACTGGCCTCCGCCGGTGTCGACTGGATTACCATCCATGGCCGCACGCGCACCACGCGGTCTTCAGTGCCTGCCAACATTGCGGCAATCCGCTACATAAAGGAGCATATTACCGACAAGGAGCTGCCCATTGTGGCTAATGGCGATTGCTTCACGTTGGACGACTGCCACCGGATTGCGGCAGAGACAGGCGCTGACGGCATTATGGCCGTGCGGGGCCTACTGGCAAACCCGGCGCTCTTCAGCGGCTACAAGACCTGTCCGTGGCACGCGGTTGAGCTCCTGTGGCACTACGCCATGGAGTTCGGGACCTTGCCATACCAGCTACTTCAGCACCACCTGCATTGCATGCTCGAGAACATGGGCGCCGATAAGACGCTGTTGAAACAGATGATGGACATCAAGAACTTCTGTGAACTGATAGATTGGTTCGACGAGCACTTTGTTCTCAGGCGCAAGTCCCAAGAAGAACTCTCAGACATCCCCGACATCCCATATAGACATCGGGCTCCCCGGCCGTGA
- a CDS encoding 60S ribosomal protein eL31 (Syntenic homolog of Saccharomyces cerevisiae YDL075W (RPL31A) and YLR406C (RPL31B); 1-intron), whose translation MAGLKDVVTREYTINLHKRLHGVTFKKRAPRAVKEIKKFAKLHMGTEDVRLDPRLNTEIWKRGVKGVPFRMRLRISRRRNEEDNAKNPLFSYVEPVVVASAKGLHTVVVEEEEA comes from the exons ATGGCTGGTTTGAAGGACGTTGTTACTCGCGAGTACACCATTAACTTGCACAAGAGG TTGCACGGTGTCACCTTCAAGAAGAGAGCGCCACGCGCGGTCAAGGAGATCAAGAAGTTCGCCAAGTTGCACATGGGCACCGAGGATGTCAGATTGGACCCAAGATTGAACACCGAGATCTGGAAGAGAGGCGTCAAGGGCGTTCCATTCAGAATGAGATTGAGAATCtccagaagaagaaacGAGGAGGACAACGCCAAGAACCCACTATTCTCGTACGTCGAGCCAGTTGTGGTGGCCTCTGCCAAGGGCTTGCACACTGTTGTGGtcgaggaggaggaggccTGA
- the RXT3 gene encoding Rxt3p (Syntenic homolog of Saccharomyces cerevisiae YDL076C (RXT3)): MSMTATTEGDDGYRRRQSEIYRMQETLLDTTQTAETAGAAERVQEADPDGQGAGVDSGELLEVVERHYGARRCALGTIRYEAARAGRLTGGAGAALPFPYEVGQQTVPVPLLPRMGTAAINRLVTVELSAEDLESALATGENARVRNRELWGVDVYTCDSDPLLVLVHCGVLDAELSGQGAGSGPRRRTPANRANPDCVTRGVSAAPSVRRGAYHFDVRAQLLMLPPLQRYASAERFGLQSREWNTLHDGLSYGLYEVTILLRDPTLRDVGGADQITKVDW; this comes from the coding sequence ATGAGCATGACGGCGACTACAGAGGGCGATGACGGGTACAGACGGCGGCAGTCGGAGATCTACAGAATGCAGGAGACGCTGCTTGACACAACACAAACGGCTGAGACGGCAGGCGCGGCCGAGCGCGTGCAGGAGGCGGACCCGGACGGACAGGGGGCGGGCGTCGACTCGggcgagctgctggaggtTGTGGAGCGCCACTACGGGGCGCGGCGGTGCGCGCTGGGGACGATACGGTACgaggccgcgcgcgcgggccggctgacgggcggcgcgggcgcggcccTGCCGTTTCCGTACGAGGTGGGGCAGCAGACCGTGCCggtgccgctgctgccgcgcaTGGGCACGGCAGCGATCAACAGGCTCGTGACGGTGGAGCTGAGCGCGGAGGACCTTGAGAGCGCGCTCGCGACGGGCGAGAACGCACGCGTGCGCAACCGGGAGCTATGGGGGGTAGACGTGTACACCTGCGACTCGGacccgctgctggtgctggtgCACTGCGGGGTGCTGGACGCGGAGCTGAGCGGACAgggcgcgggcagcgggccgcgccgccgcacgccCGCCAACCGGGCGAACCCCGACTGCGTGACGCGCGGTGTCAGTGCCGCGCCGAGCGtgcggcgcggcgcgtACCACTTTGAcgtgcgcgcgcagctgctcatGCTCCCCCCTTTGCAGCGCTACGCAAGCGCCGAGCGGTTCGGCCTGCAGTCACGTGAATGGAATACCCTGCACGACGGGCTAAGTTACGGACTATACGAGGTGACGATATTGCTACGGGACCCGACCCTCAGGGATGTGGGCGGTGCGGACCAGATTACTAAGGTGGACTGGTAG
- the GAG1 gene encoding Gag1p (Syntenic homolog of Saccharomyces cerevisiae YLR407W): MSGDRGADAPYSVADSRRKSRARPGLRSSVSSWMHKFRANLCKVTSEALAETSGSDSGRSTVDALFDGATETADGRELEGDTEARSSTSQTLVAKSEEEAALGKHSQSWTFETFDPHEQRQVLHGDSSVPFVDGPKLWHIRRELWTAPTANNSVQEAAEHRASFRKIKPHYYPRIYRKLVLDDRPLSQPINLEDVMKIMDAGWLETNKWERASRGLA, encoded by the coding sequence ATGTCTGGCGATAGAGGCGCCGATGCACCATATAGCGTAGCGGACTCGCGACGGAAGAGCCGCGCACGGCCGGGACTGCGCTCGTCGGTATCATCGTGGATGCACAAGTTCCGGGCCAACCTGTGCAAGGTGACCTCCGAGGCACTGGCTGAGACCAGCGGCAGCGACAGTGGCCGGAGTACTGTGGACGCACTGTTCGACGGCGCCACCGAGACAGCGGATGGGCGCGAGCTCGAGGGCGACACGGAGGcccgcagcagcacgtcCCAGACACTGGTCGCGAAgtcggaggaggaggccgCGCTCGGCAAACACTCACAAAGCTGGACGTTTGAGACGTTTGACCCGCATGAGCAGCGCCAAGTGTTGCATGGTGACTCATCCGTGCCGTTTGTGGATGGTCCGAAACTGTGGCACATCCGGCGTGAGCTCTGGACGGCGCCGACCGCTAACAACTCGGTCCAGGAGGCCGCGGAGCATCGCGCCAGCTTCCGGAAGATCAAACCGCACTACTACCCGCGGATATATAGGAAGCTTGTCCTGGACGACCGGCCCCTGTCCCAACCCATAAACCTGGAAGACGTTATGAAGATCATGGACGCCGGCTGGCTCGAGACAAACAAATGGGAGCGTGCATCAAGGGGACTCGCTTAA
- the BLS1 gene encoding Bls1p (Syntenic homolog of Saccharomyces cerevisiae YLR408C (BLS1)), giving the protein MELDQDVNRIIKSKTATKVSAMQAEIEANHAYIYDVQLKKLLRLHDEELQERCHTPLRKLYAKYSSRAEGNRDLQTWAEHVERDLRLLETTLRLVREGKAQDTEQAPGKGDRIFRSD; this is encoded by the coding sequence ATGGAGTTGGATCAGGACGTCAACAGAATCATCAAGTCTAAGACTGCCACTAAGGTTTCTGCCATGCAGGCCGAGATAGAAGCTAACCATGCCTATATATATGATGTGCAGCTAAAGAAGCTATTACGGTTGCACGACGAAGAGCTGCAGGAACGTTGCCATACGCCGTTACGAAAGCTTTACGCCAAGTACAGTAGCCGAGCGGAGGGCAACCGGGACCTCCAGACCTGGGCAGAACACGTTGAGAGGGAcctgcgcctgctggaAACCACGCTGAGGCTGGTTCGCGAGGGGAAAGCACAGGACACAGAACAAGCTCCGGGCAAAGGGGACAGAATTTTTCGTTCCGATTAA
- the VAM6 gene encoding Vam6p (Syntenic homolog of Saccharomyces cerevisiae YDL077C (VAM6)): MLRAELVNAIPCQGAQCVAVVDGVRQLVVVRNNRDFLVYSSMDERGLRLVQTYTELLGPNYGVEELLYSERLRTIFVRTTKCLLLLHSSNLQHYDKIVDKRGIDHAWLFEHPCGKAETWMTVLVYSVTGSSKIKMLTWVGRQFQAVHEVALGTRSEVISSVSGGPACCVVLTSTTVYQWRYMSSELVRVDRVIKPTWPRELYDTVKEVETAQVEASTQGKEYADDVSSLISVESLSQLSRKTNLSNFWFKKPQGRAFKDVRLAFLPSDSVYPVIMDGKTEMMLQLERADKESLYITVHDCRHFYERNRDFETVQYYMSRYLLLSNSNFVRIVDYYRGFIFMEIYVSKGIKCVYPISESSLLIRTLDDELQLFKISCEDDLSKTTVHDCRSIPNNAEEAHFDNLKRRIIFYESLLDTQKGLTMFSISGSSDNGDQAELYALKLRDLSLLFAIKSFERFAGSQTLTLSKKLDERVNRLQELLAKQLFDLFLAFLAPPELVLRRCLPYNVAAEIDDLLTPPILASEVKRTDLSPKLINRWCLPYLTDIRRHLHNLQRQGPNATVLWAFGAYKLQVGIEFFQLDHSKASGLLNLLRIIDTALFQLYMHYNKPMVGPLIRVDNNCDLVKVEAALKENKMFQELIDFYYNKSEHGKALNLLIHLSDYVDKSFATNVMQEKVKNLVIDYLSKLPSEYLDTIFEYTAWLLKNYSDKDFIISSIFMNDSPACGKFNYEKVYSFIDKCNKQLSVTYLEYIVNIYHHTDSKIFNYLILRYIQDISNEKCAKKLKAILKTTAYYEPRVVLRYLSTALEDDTLTAENIKWLKLLKTWPLGRLGEHETALGILVDDLGNYNQASLYCNELYATNKNAGTAALMNLFEKLLAKVEFSGWRNVHLFLLENGSKLDAITLFEKLPPNIPINTLNEFLSRRIKSASMKKNQSRIQNNLLKVNLIGSTYRLSQIISEFLVVDEDNRCYVCQKNLTLGSSELFSLFNLRGSNILTHYNCGRSLQEIIAADDCKSGSMSHVKTLGDYKDEKKR, from the coding sequence ATGCTTAGGGCTGAGCTAGTAAATGCCATTCCGTGCCAAGGTGCTCAGTGTGTCGCTGTGGTTGATGGCGTTCGACAACTTGTGGTGGTGCGAAATAATAGGGACTTCTTGGTGTACTCCAGTATGGACGAGAGAGGCCTGCGTCTAGTTCAGACATATACAGAATTGCTTGGCCCGAATTATGGTGTAGAAGAGCTGCTGTACTCCGAACGGCTGCGGACAATATTCGTCCGCACGACCAAGTGCTTACTGCTACTTCATTCGAGCAACTTACAACATTACGACAAGATAGTTGACAAACGAGGCATTGACCATGCCTGGCTGTTTGAACATCCATGTGGGAAGGCTGAGACGTGGATGACGGTGCTTGTTTACTCGGTCACAGGGTCGAGCAAGATAAAGATGCTGACATGGGTGGGGCGGCAGTTCCAAGCGGTGCATGAGGTCGCACTAGGCACGCGATCGGAAGTCATCAGCTCAGTAAGTGGCGGCCCCGCATGCTGTGTGGTGCTTACCTCGACGACTGTATACCAATGGAGGTATATGAGCTCAGAGTTAGTGCGTGTTGATAGAGTCATTAAGCCCACCTGGCCTCGCGAACTATATGACACCGTGAAGGAGGTCGAGACAGCGCAAGTCGAGGCCAGCACGCAGGGAAAGGAATATGCGGATGATGTGAGCTCGTTGATATCTGTGGAGAGTTTGTCTCAGCTTTCACGTAAAACCAATCTATCCAATTTCTGGTTCAAGAAACCTCAGGGACGAGCCTTCAAGGATGTAAGACTAGCGTTCTTACCCTCTGACTCAGTATATCCTGTGATAATGGATGGAAAGACTGAAATGATGCTGCAGCTTGAGCGGGCTGACAAGGAGTCGCTTTATATAACCGTCCATGATTGCCGGCACTTTTATGAGCGTAACAGGGACTTCGAGACAGTGCAATATTACATGTCTAGATACCTCCTTCTAAGCAATTCCAATTTTGTCAGAATTGTGGACTACTATCGTGGATTTATTTTTATGGAAATATACGTGAGCAAAGGCATCAAATGCGTTTATCCAATTTCCGAATCTTCGCTACTAATTAGAACCTTAGACGACGAGTTGCAACTTTTTAAAATATCTTGTGAGGATGACCTATCGAAGACAACTGTGCATGACTGCAGATCGATACCCAATAATGCAGAAGAAGCTCACTTCGATAATCTTAAGAGGCGGATAATATTTTACGAGAGTCTGTTAGACACACAGAAGGGTTTGACCATGTTTAGCATATCTGGGTCATCTGATAATGGTGATCAGGCCGAATTGTATGCATTGAAACTCCGTGATTTGAGCCTCCTGTTTGCGATAAAGTCTTTTGAAAGGTTTGCAGGTTCGCAAACTCTCACTTTATCTAAGAAACTTGATGAACGTGTGAATAGATTACAAGAGTTACTGGCCAAACAATTATTTGATTTATTTCTTGCCTTTTTAGCCCCTCCGGAATTGGTTCTCAGGCGCTGTCTACCTTATAATGTGGCCGCTGAGATTGATGATTTGCTAACTCCGCCTATCCTGGCGTCTGAGGTCAAACGCACTGATTTGTCTCCCAAACTCATTAACCGTTGGTGTCTTCCATATCTAACCGATATTAGGCGGCATCTGCACAATCTTCAAAGACAGGGTCCCAATGCAACCGTACTTTGGGCTTTCGGTGCGTACAAACTCCAGGTAGGGATTGAATTCTTTCAATTAGACCACAGTAAAGCTTCCGGCTTACTGAATCTTCTAAGAATCATAGACACAGCCCTTTTTCAACTTTATATGCATTATAACAAGCCCATGGTTGGCCCTCTTATTCGTGTCGATAACAACTGTGATTTAGTGAAGGTGGAAGCAGCACTAAAGGAAAATAAAATGTTCCAGGAGTTGATAGACTTCTATTACAATAAATCCGAACATGGTAAAGCTTTGAATTTGTTGATTCATTTATCGGACTATGTGGATAAAAGTTTTGCCACTAACGTAATGCAAGAAAAGGTCAAAAACCTAGTGATTGACTATTTGAGTAAACTCCCATCCGAGTACTTGGATACAATCTTTGAATATACTGCTTGGTTATTGAAGAACTATTCTGATAAAGACTTTATTATTTCGAGCATATTTATGAATGATTCACCTGCATGCGGTAAATTTAATTACGAGAAGGTGTACAGCTTTATTGATAAATGCAACAAACAACTATCTGTCACATATTTGGAATACATCGTCAACATTTATCATCACACAGATTCTAAGATATTCAATTATCTCATTCTAAGGTACATACAGGATATCAGCAATGAGAAGTGTGCTAAAAAACTCAAAGCCATTTTGAAAACAACTGCATACTACGAACCAAGGGTAGTACTCAGGTATCTATCGACCGCGCTGGAGGATGACACTCTAACTGCTGAAAATATAAAATGGCTAAAACTTTTAAAGACATGGCCTTTGGGGCGCCTGGGTGAACATGAAACAGCGTTAGGGATCCTAGTTGATGATCTAGGGAATTATAACCAAGCTTCTCTATATTGTAATGAGCTCTATGCCACAAACAAAAATGCAGGCACAGCAGCTCTCATGAACTTGTTTGAAAAGCTGCTTGCGAAGGTAGAATTTAGCGGATGGAGAAACGTTCATCTGTTTCTGCTAGAGAATGGTTCGAAGCTAGATGCGATAACATTGTTTGAGAAACTGCCGCCCAATATTCCGATAAACACGCTTAACGAATTCCTAAGTAGAAGGATTAAAAGTGCGTCCATGAAGAAAAACCAATCGCGTATACAGAACAATCTTTTGAAAGTCAACCTCATCGGAAGCACCTATCGCTTATCCCAGATCATATCTGAATTTTTGGTGGTAGATGAAGATAACCGCTGCTACGTTTGCCAGAAGAATTTAACATTAGGGAGCAGTGAACTTTTCTCGCTCTTCAACCTCAGAGGAAGCAATATATTAACACATTATAATTGTGGCAGGTCTCTGCAAGAAATCATAGCCGCAGATGACTGTAAATCTGGCAGCATGTCACATGTTAAAACTTTGGGTGACTATAAGGATGAGAAAAAGAGATAG